One Plasmodium sp. gorilla clade G2 genome assembly, chromosome: 12 genomic window carries:
- a CDS encoding rifin PIR protein, putative: protein MNIYYINVLLFSITLNILVPNLWNHKVTTKPHRDLCECELYTPPNYDNDPQMKEIMKNFNKQTDQRLKEYDERVIQNRKKCKEQCDKEIQQIILKDKIEKQLKDKLCTLQTDIDTDAIPACVCEKSVADKTEKFCLNCGKHMGAIAPWWGLVCDAGYSGWTHYTATTLVELATESGIKKGIEVGLANVAKIVKQMSGTIPVKIPKIKVAQVMTAGQFTDDVTFSGIVQALDGPTFAELGTGQHAQYSLCVQNIAKTFTLKTLKTEAAEVVTAFKEAEAGVLADGTATTSILHATIIASVVAIVVIVLVMLIIYLILRYLRKKKMKKKLQYIKLLKE, encoded by the exons atgaatatctATTACattaatgtattattattttccattacattaaatatatta gTACCTAATCTATGGAACCACAAGGTTACAACAAAACCACATAGAGATTTGTGCGAATGTGAGTTGTATACACCCCcaaattatgataatgatcctcaaatgaaagaaattatgaaaaatttcAATAAACAAACAGATCAGAGGTTAAAAGAATATGACGAACGTGTGATCcaaaacagaaaaaaatgtaaagaaCAGTGCGATAAAGAAATACAgcaaattattttaaaagataaaatagaaaaacaATTAAAGGACAAGTTGTGCACACTACAAACAGATATAGATACTGATGCTATCCCTGCATGTGTTTGCGAGAAATCGGTGGCTGACAAAACAGAGAAATTTTGTCTGAATTGTGGGAAACATATGGGAGCAATTGCTCCCTGGTGGGGTTTGGTATGTGATGCAGGGTATTCGGGATGGACACATTATACTGCTACTACTCTTGTTGAATTAGCTACAGAATCGGGTATTAAAAAAGGTATAGAAGTGGGTTTGGCTAACGTGGCGAAAATAGTAAAACAAATGTCAGGTACAATACCCGTTAAGATTCCTAAAATTAAGGTGGCCCAAGTGATGACTGCGGGACAATTTACAGACGACGTAACCTTTTCTGGTATAGTACAAGCGTTAGATGGTCCTACGTTCGCGGAATTGGGTACTGGACAACATGCTCAATATTCGCTGTGTGTACAAAATATAGCAAAGACTTTTACTCTTAAAACACTTAAAACAGAAGCAGCAGAAGTTGTAACAGCATTCAAAGAAGCGGAAGCAGGTGTATTGGCAGATGGAACGGCTACAACTAGTATATTACATGCAACTATTATTGCTTCCGTTGTTGCAATAGTAGTTATAGTTTTGGTTATgcttataatttatttgattttacGTTAtcttagaaaaaaaaaaatgaagaaaaaattacaatACATAAAATTACTAAAGGAATAG